AGGTTGCGACGAACTCGGCTACCCGCACAGCGATGATTTCAACGGGCCGAGGTTCGAAGGCTCGGGGATCTACGACGTCAATACCCGCAACGGCCAGCGTTGCTCCAGCAGTTTTGCGCACCTGCATCCGGCATTGAGTCGACCGAACTTGACGGTCGAGCATTATGCGTTGGTCGATCGAGTGCTGTTCGATAACGCCCGTGCGACAGGGATTTCCATTAGCCAGCATGGCGTGGTGCGGACCTTTACCGCGAACAAGGAAGTCATCCTCTGTGCCGGCGCCGTGGACACTCCGAAGATTCTGCAATTGTCCGGTGTTGCCGATCAGGCGCTGCTGGCCAGGCACAACATTCCGTTGATCAAGCACTTGCCAGCGGTAGGACAAAACCTGCAAGACCACCTGTGCGCCAGTTATTACTACAAAGCCAATATCCCAACGCTCAATGATCAACTGAGTTCGTTGTTCGGCCAGTTCAAGCTGGGTTTGAAATACCTGTTCACCCGTAAGGGCGCATTGGCAATGAGCGTCAATCAGGCGGGTGGGTTCTTTCGTGGCAATGAACAGCAGGCCAACCCGAACTTGCAGCTGTACTTCAACCCGCTTTCGTACCAGATTCCGAAAAACAACAAAGCCAGCCTCAAGCCCGAACCCTACTCCGGCTTCCTGTTGTGCTTTAACCCCTGCCGTCCGACCAGTCGGGGCCACATCGAGATTGCTTCAAAAAATCCTCGGGACGCGGCGCTGATCGATCCAAATTACCTGAGCACGCAAAAGGACATCGATGAAGTGATTCAGGGCAGCCGCTTGATGCGCAAAATCATGCAGGCCCCCGCACTCAAAGGCATCACGGTCGAGGAAGTATTGCCGGGGCCCGCCATCGAAAGTGACGAACAGATGCTGCAGTATTTTCGAGAAAACAGCGGTTCGATTTATCACCTGTGCGGCTCCTGTGCGATGGGCACGGACGAGCAGCGGTCGGTGGTCGACAAACGCCTTAAAGTTCATGGATTAGACAACTTGCGCATTGTCGATGCGTCCATTTTTCCTAACGTGACGTCCGGCAATACCCATGCGGCCGTGTTGATGGTGGCAGAGAAGGGGGCCGATCTGATTCTGCAGGACGCCTGATTTATCGCCTCGGTGTATCAAAAATGAATTTCCTGCAGATCCGCTGCTCATACCTGTAGGCAGCGGTTTTGAGCCTGCGAATTCATTAGGTAATCAGGGAGTGGCAAAGTCATGTGTCCAACACCGACGGCGGGCGAGCAGCTTCCTGGCAGGTTGATTCTGGTGGTTGAAGATGACCCGCTTATTCTTGAGTTTCTCTGTGAAATTCTTCAGGAAGAAGGTTTCATGGTTGAACCGCAAGTCAGCGCGGATGCCGCATCGGAATACCTGAAAAAACACGCCAACGAGGTCGGTCTGTTGTTGACGGACATCACCATGCCCGGAAAGCGGAACGGCGCGGATCTGGCCAATGAGTTCGGCGATCGCTGGCCCGGCAAGCCGATCATGATCATGTCCGGTTTTGAAACTCCCAAATCCTCCGGGGTCCGGCATAAGGTGTCGTTCATCAAGAAACCCTGGGCGTTGGGACAACTGCTGGATTGTGTCGAGGCGGCCTTCAAGTCGCGACAGTAAGTGTCGCTCGTGTACATTAACGGACCTGCCTGACACACGAAGGAAGCTTATCCTTGTCTGCCCACAACTCCGTTTTCAAGACCCCGTATCGCGCGTTCCTGTTCGATATGGACGGCACCGTCCTCAATTCCATCGCCGCCGCGGAGCGGATCTGGACCACTTGGGCCTTGCAGCACGGCGTGGATGTCGAGTCCTTTCTGCCGACCATTCACGGCGCCCGCGCCATCGACACCATTAATCGTCTGGCGTTGTCCGGGGTGGATGCCAAGGCCCAAGCCGACTGGATCACCGAAGCGGAAATCGAGGACGTGGAGGGGGTGGTCGAAGTGGCCGGTGCGGCGAACTTCCTCAGGTCCCTGCCCAAGAATCAATGGGCCATCGTCACCTCGGCACCGCGAGCACTGGCGGTGCGCCGGATGGCGGCAGCAGGGATTCCCGAACCCGATGTTATGGTCACCGCCGAAGACGTCAGCGCCGGCAAACCGGACCCAGCGGGCTATCGCCTGGCGGCTCAACGGCTAGGCCTCGAGGTGACTGACTGTCTGATCTTTGAAGATGCCGCCGTGGGCATTCTGGCGGCGGAGGCGGCAGGGGCGGATCTTGTGATCATTACCTCGACTCATGACCATCCGATTCAGACGGTGCATGCGACATTGGCCGGCTATGACTCCGTTGCGGCGCAAGTGGCTCCCGACAACCATATCCGCTTGCACCCACTCTAATGTGGGAGTGAGCCTGCTCGCGATAGCGGTCTTTCAGTCAAACAGATGCTGGATGTGCCGACGCTATCGCGAGCAGGCTCGCTCCCACATTGGGACTGTGCAGGGTCAATAAATCCCGGGGATCAACCGCCAACTCCGGGCGCAATAAGCCTCATATTCATTCCCGAACTGCGCCTTCAATAACGCCTCTTCCGAATGAATCCGCGCAATCAGCGGAATTACCGTCAGTGCCGCAAGCAACAGCCCGACCCCCGAGCGAAACGCCAGCGCCCAGCCCACGGCGATGACCAACATCCCCAGGTAACTGGGGTTGCGCAAGCGGCGGTAAATCCCTTCGGTTACCAGACGGTGCCCCGGTTGAATCGCCACTAACCCGCTGAAACGCTTGCCCAGGACAAACACCGGCCACATCCGCAGCGCGCCGCCGCCGATGAACAGCAATGCCCCCAACCAGCGCACATCCTCGCCACCGAAGGTCCAGACGTCGATCCGATCGGTATAGGCCGGCAGAAATCCGCTCAGTAATCCGATGACGCCGAATGCCGGCAACACCCAGCGATTGGCCCGATCTTCACGTTCGCCGGAGCTCAGATTGACCTCGGTGAACAACGAGGCAACCGCCATCGCCAAGGTTGCAATGGCCACGACCACCAGCGAGCCATGGGCAAAAAACGCCGCAAACCCGCCGATTCCCCACACCGCGAGACCGAGGTAGGCGAGGGTGGAAACGATGGCGAAAAACGCCAGCCTGGCCGAGATTTTCATGGGCACCCATTCCCGCTTTGCACCGATGTCTTCAGTGTAGATGTTCATGCCGATTCGCCGGTTTGGGCTGGCGTCAGGAAACGTTTCGGTCAGGCAAAAGCAGAGGTGCATGGACCGTTTGAATCGGGTCTGCGAGAAAACCCTGGAAGGGGCTGGTGATTCCGATTCACTGGGATGATTTTTCGAGCCGCTCGACGAGGGGTCGCCCCCGATGCCTGCGTGGATGGACCCCTTCGAGGTGGCGATGCAAAGGTTGATGCCGCTGGCCCAGGCCGATGGCGTGGCCCTGTGATTAATGCCGCTGTATAAAACGGTCGACCTGCGAGCAGCGCTTCCCCCGCGCTAATGCTCACGCCGTCATCTGCAACCTGGCATTACGCCGAATGACCTGCGGCGGTTGGCCGAACGCCCGGAGGAAGGCTTCGCGCATGCGGCGGCGGTCGGTGAAGCCGGCCTCGGCGGCGATCTGGTCGAGGGTCAGCCGTCCGCGCTCGAGCATTTGCCGCGCCGCCTCCAGGCGCAGATTTTCGATGGCCTTGGCCGGGGACTGCCCGGTCTCGGCGCGGAAGGTGCGGCTGAATTGCCGTGGGCTGAGGCGTGCCACTTCCGCCAGTTGCTCCACCGATAACGCCGATGTCAGGTGTTCCCGGGCGTAGCCGAGGACGGTCTGAATGCGGTCGGATTTGGGCTCCAGTTCCAGCAAGGCCGAATGCTGCGACTGACCACCCGCGCGGCGCTGGTACATCACCAGTTTCTGCGCCACCGAACGGGCCAGGTCGGCGCCATGATCCTTTTCAACCATCGCCAGCGCCAGGTCGATGCCCGCGGTCATGCCGGCGGAGGTCCAGATGGAACCGTCGACCACGTAAATACGATCATCTTCCACTTTGATCGAGGGAAACCGCGCTTGCAGGTCCCGCGCATAGGCCCAATGCGTGGTGGCCCGCCGTCCGTCGAGCAGGCCGGCCTGGGCCAGCACGAATGCCCCCGAGCAGATCGACGCCGTGCGCCGGGCGGTTTTCACGCTGTCGCGCAGGTACGCCAACACACCCTCGGGCGCCTGCTCGAGAATCGAATCGCCGCCGACCACGATGACCGTGTCGAACACCCGCTCATCAAACGCCTGGGTGCCGACACTCAAGCCGCCGGAAGCCCGCAGGGAGCGACCCTCCTCAGAGATCACGCTGACCTCGTAAAGCGCTTCGCCAGCGCTGAAGTTGGCGTATTCGAACACAGGCATCGCCGCCAACGCCATGGACTGGAACCCCTCGAAAACCACGAACGCCACGGAAGTCATGATGGTGCCCTCAAAAGCCAATGTCCGAAAAACGTACTTTAAACGTCATTTGAGACGAGCGTCAGTCAATTTATAACAGTTCACACCCGGCGACCTTATCGCCTCACTGTGAAGGAAATTGAACATGGCTCTTTCATCCAAAGGCACTGCACTGATCACTGGCGCTTCTTCGGGCATTGGCGCGGTCTACGCCGACCGTCTCGCCCGGCAGGGTTACGACCTGATTCTGGTCGCCCGCAGCCAGGGCAAACTCAACGCTTTGGCCAATCATCTGAGCAACGAAACCGGCCGCGCCGTGGAAGTGGTTGCTGCCGACCTCAAAGACAAGGCCGGTCTGCTACGGGTTGAAAGCATTCTGCGCAACGACGCGAGCATCACCTTGCTGGTCAACAATGCCGGTGTTGGTGGCGTGATGCCGTTGCTCGGCAGCCCGGTGGACGACATGGACGCCATGATCAGCCTCAACGTCACCGCGCTGATGCGTCTGTCCTATGCCGTGGTGCCCGGCTTCGTCGCACGGGGCACCGGCACCGTGATCAACATTTCCTCCATCGTCGCAATCGCTCCAGAAATCCTCAACGGCGTTTACGGCGGGACCAAGGCTTTCGTGCTGGGCTTGAGCCAATCGATGCACCACGAACTGGCCGACAAAGCCATACGCGTTCAGGCGGTGTTGCCCGGCGCAACTGCCACGGATTTCTGGAGCGAGGCCGGCAACCCGGTGGAAAACCTGCCACAAGAGATCGTGATGTCCGCCGAGGACATGGTCGATGCGGCGCTGGTCGGCCTGGCGAAGGGTGAGGTGGTGACCATCCCGGGCCTGCACGAGGCTGATAAATGGGACGTTTACGAAGCCCAGCGCCAAGTGCTGTCAGGCTCGTTCGGCCACTCATCGTCGGCACCGCGCTACCGGTAAACCGATAGCCCTGGGGCAGGGTGAACTAAGCTTGGAGAAGGATCGTTCATCACCGGCTCGCCGAAACCTCGACAGGCCGGTGCTGCCGAGGGAGCACACAATGCTTCACATCAGAACGCCTTTGATTCTGCACCCTGGCTTGTCAACGCCGACCCGGCGCATCTGGCTCAAGCTGGAAAACCTGCAACCCAGCGGCTCGTTCAAATTACGCGGCATGGGCCTTCTGTGCAGTCAGGCAAAGGACCAAGGCAAAAGCAAAGTCGTCTGTCCTTCCGGCGGCAACGCCGGTTTTGCCACCGCCATGGCCGCCGCTGCCCTCGGGCTGAAAGCCTGCATTATTGTGCCGCACACCACCCCGGAAACCACCCGTGCCAGGATCAGGAAAACCGGCGCCGAGGTCATCGTTCACGGCAAGGTCTGGGACGAGGCCAACCAACGGGCCAAAGCGTTTTCACAGGATGCGGATATCGAGTACGTGCCCGCCTTCGATCATCCCGTGCTGTGGGAAGGGCACAGCACCCTGATTGATGAAGTCCTCGAGGATTGCCCTCAAGTCGATGCGCTGGTGACGTCGGTCGGGGGCGGCGGATTACTGGCGGGGTTGCTGACAGGTTTGATCCGGCACCATCGCATGGACTGCCGGATCATCACCTGCGAAACCCGAGGCGCGGCCTCCTTTGCCGCCGCCATCGAGGCCGGACATCCCGTCAGGCTGCCGCGTATCGACACCGTCGCGACATCGTTGGGCGCTGCGAAAGTGGCCGCGTGGCCGGTGCAGCACATCCTCGACTTTCCTCACGAATGCGTGGTGCTCAGTGATGACGAGGCAATCATGGGCGTGGTGCGTTACGCCAACGACCTGCGCCAGTTGGTCGAACCGGCGTGCGGCGTTTCATTGGCGGTGGCCTATCTTGACCATCCGGCGATCGCCGAAGCCCATGACGTGGTGATTGTGGTGTGTGGCGGCGTCAGCATCAGCGCGCAGCTGGTGGCCGGGTGGGCGCGCTTGTCCGCGGGGTGAAGCAAAGGGGCAGGGCTGGAGACTATCCGGCTGTCGCGAGCCCCACCGTTACCTTTTCAACCTTCATTGGCCAGCAGCAACGCCTTCGTGGATGAGGATGGCTCTGGCCAGCTCTTCGTCGCTGGCTTCGAGTCCGGGATTTTCCTGGCGAATCTGATTCAACACCGACTCCAGGTACACACCGCGAATCGTACCGCCACTGGCAACGAAGCTGGAGGCGTCATCACGGGCAGGAATCGCCAGTTTGTGGTCCTTGAACGTCGAGTACAGTGATGCGGAAACCCCCGCAGAGGTGGCGACATCGCCGGCGTCCACTTTGGCGAAGGCCGAACCGAAGGGCAAACACAACATGAATGAGGAGATGATAATCAGACGGCGCATAGCAATGTCCTCTGAAGCGTGAAGCAAAAAAAGGAGTACTTCATCATTTAGGATGCCTGGCGAACGTCAGGAGTTCCCTGTGGATGCGTTATCCGCACCTAATCGTTCAAAACCGCAGCGTTGCTCCGGTGGTCAGCCACTGGTCCCGTTCCCCCGTCAGGTTGCGGCCCACCACCAGATCGACGTCGATGCGCTCACCGACATGCAACCTTGGCCCGGCCTGCCATGCCTGTTCGCCGCCTTGCTGGCCGTAGCGTTCAGCAATCAGCGTCAGGGAACGGGCCAGGTCGTATTCGACGCCGGTGCCCCAGGCCCAGCGATGGTTTTGCTCGCCATCGTCATAGGCATGGGTCCAGCCGGCATTGAGGTTCAGGCGCAGGGTTTCGAAAGGTTGGTAGGTGAAGGGCAGGTTCAGGTCGACGCCATCGAAGGCGTGGGCCCGATTGAAGGCAAAGTGAGTCGACCCCGCCAGCGCCAACTCAAGGCCAAGGTCTTCCCGGGAGAAAATTTGCGCCTTGAATTGCGGGCTCAACCGGGTTTCCGAGTCCCCGTCGTCGCGGTCGTGCTGCACGGCGGCACCGAGTTGCACGTTGGGCAGGCCTTTGAGCGTGCAGTCCTGTGACACCACGCTGCTGGATGAGCCGTGCCGACCGTTTTGATACCAGGCGTCGATGTTGCATTCGCCGGGCGCATTGATTCCGGCGTCATCCACCGTATATGCACCGCCGGCAGCGTTGGCTTTGGAGATGATGCTGAGCACCGCAATCAGGCTCAGAGTGAGGCTGACGAACAACAGATTGCGGCGCAGGCGCCGGCCTTGAGCGGCTGGCAGGCTGCGCACGAAGGACGCGAATAGACGAGTGGGGTTTTGCATGAAGTTTATCTCGAAGTTATTTGATGGCGGCGGCGGTCAGCCCCCGATCCTCTACCGATAGGGTTTGCAAGCCGGCCGTCCGGGCCCGGGCGACCAACTCTTCGGTGTCTTCGCCGCCGGGCAGGGCGATCACCACGTCAGGTCGGCTGTCGAGCAACATGAAATGGTTGCGCAGGCGTTCAGCCAACTTGCCGTGGCGCTGCCAGTTGGGCGGGTAGCGCACGATGTCGGCACCGTGTTCCCGGGCCCATTCTTCGATGTCACCGCCCAGGTATTGATTGCCACCATGGATCAGCACACGCACGGGGTGCAGGCGCTGGAAGGCGTCGAGGACCCGTCGGCACAGACGGCTGTCGGCGTAATAGCGGCCCGCGCAGATCAAGAGGCGCATGAGGAATTCTCCTTGGTCAGGTCGGTGCTCTCGACCGGTTGCTCGCCGGCACGCTCCAGCAGCGGATAGCCCAGGGCGGCGATGTGGTGATGCACGCGGCGGTAATCGCGCAGGACCCGCTGGAAGATGTCGCCGGACTCCGCCCAGGTGTTCTTGTCTTCCTGCAACTTGCGAAAGTGCTCGCGGCTGGCGTGCGCTTCGAGCCTTCTGACCGTCTCCTTGCGATGGATCAAGTGGTGCGCGGTGGGAATGTCTTCACGCAGAAACACGGTGATCGCCAGGCTCAGGCTTTCCAGCAGTGCGTCGTGCAGCGGCGCGATGTTGCCCCGCTCGAACGCCGAGAACTGTTCGCCACGGCGCAAGCGGCGCATGGCCAACTGCGTCAGGCTGCTGGAAAGAATGTCCGCGGCATGTTCGAGGTTGATCACGAACAGCAGGATTTCCTGGGAACGATCGGCATCGCTGTCACTGATGCCTTCCTTGCCGATGTCCGCCAGGTAAGCCCGAATGGCCGCGCCCAGCAGGTCCAGAGACTGATCGACGCGTCGCACTTCATCGGCACAGGCGGGCACCGAGGTGTGGAACAGCTGCACCAGGCGGCCGAGCATTGCCGAGAGCATGTCGGCCATGCGCAACGCTTCCCGGGCGGCGTTGGACAGGCCGATGTTGGCCACTTCCAGACCCGCTTCGTCGAGGTAGTGCGGCATGCCCGGATCGACATCCCGCTCGGGGGCCGGCAGCAGATGGGTCAGCCCTTTGGCGAGTACATCGGTCAGGCCGATGAACACCAGCGCCAGCAGCAGATTGAAACCGCTGTGCAGCGACACCACCAGCACCGACGGCTCCAGCTTCAGCTCGGCCAGCAGCCCGGCAAACGGCAACACCGCCAGGGCACCGACCGCACGCACCAGCAGATTACCCAGCGGCAAGCGCCGGCCGACGCTCGAACCGGCATTGATCACCGAAGGCAGCGCACCGCCAATGTTCACCCCGAGCACCAGCGCGACGAGGGTGGTTCCCGACAGCAAGCCGGTGGCGGCCAGCGAGACGATCAGCAACACCACCGCCACGCTGGAATGGCACAGCCAGGTGAGGATCAGCGCCACCAGCAACGCAATCAGCAGATCGCCGTCCAGGCTCTGCATGATCAGCTGGAAGACCGGCGTGCCTTCGACGTCCGCCAGGGTTGAGCTGAGCATGCGCAGGGCCAACAACATCAGCCCCAGGCCGATCAGCGCACAGCCGACGCTTTCGTAGCGTGAGTCATCGCGCAGCCGGAACACCATCAAACCCGCGAGCAACACGATGGGGGTGAGAATTGAAACGTCGACGCTGAGCAGTTGTACCACCAGGGTCGAACCGATATTGGCGCCGAGCATTACCGCCAGCGCCGGCCCCAGGCCCAGGGTCCCGGCGGCCGTAAACGACGTCGCCATCAGGCTGACGGCGGTGCTGCTTTGCAGGATGCCGGTGATGCCGATACCCGACAGCAGCGCCATCCAGCGGTTGTTCAAGTTGTGGCCCAGCCACTGGCGCAGCGGCGTGCCGAAGCCGCGCAACAACGCCGAAGAAATCATGTGAGTGCCCCACAGCAAGAGTGCGATGGAGCCTGCGAGGTTGATCAGTAGAGTCGTTCCCGACATCAGGACTCTCCCTTTTCGATAGGGTTAAGCGCATTCCCCTTTAGGCGTGAGCCTGCTCGCGATAGCGGTGCATCAGTCGACATCTCTTTTGGATGTCCGTCAGCTATCGCGAGCAGGCTCGCTCCCACAGGGGATTGTGGTGTTCAGGTCATTTGGGATTGCCCCCGGATTTCGGGGGCTCAGGCCATCAGAACCACTGCTTGAAGCGGCGGATGTAGATCGTCTTCATGATCTGCGCGAACACGCAGTAGCTGAGCAGGGTGCCGACCAGCCAAGGGAAGTACGCCCACGGCAGCGGTTGCAGGCCGACCAAAGTACCCAGTGGCGAGAACGGAATGTAGATACCCAGCGCCATCACCAACCCGGTCATCAGGATCACCGGCAACGCCGCCGTGCTCTGGAAGAACGGAATCTTCTGCGTGCGCAACATATGCACTACCAGCGTCTGCGACAGCAGCCCCTCGATGAACCAGCCGGACTGGAACAGGCCCTGCATTTCCATGCTGTTGGCGGCGAACACGTACCACATCAGGGCGAAAGTGGTGATGTCGAAGACCGATGAGGTCGGCCCGATCCACAGCATGAAACGGCCAATGTTTTTCGCGTCCCACTTGCGTGGTTTGCGCAGGAACTCCTTGTCCATCTTGTCCCACGGCAGCGACAACTGAGAGATGTCGTACATGAGGTTTTGCAGCAGCAGATGGATCGACAGCATCGGCAGGAACGGAATGAACGCACTGGCCACCAGCACCGAGAACACGTTGCCGAAGTTGGAGCTGGCGGTCATGTTCAGGTACTTCATGATATTGCCGAAGGTCTCGCGGCCCTTGAGCACGCCTTCCTCCAGCACCATCAGGCTCTTCTCCAGCAGAATGATGTCGGCCGATTCCTTGGCGATGTCGGTGCCGCTGTCGACCGAAATACCGACATCGGCATCGCGCAGGGCAGGGGCGTCGTTGATGCCGTCGCCGAGGAAGCCCACGGTGTGACCATTGGCCTGCAACGCCTTGAGCACCCGGGACTTTTGCAGCGGCGTCAGCTTGGCGAACACCGTGCGTTCTTCGACCCGCAGCTTGAGGGTGGTGTCGTCCATGTTCTCGATGTCTGGCCCGAGCAGCGGCGTACCGGGTTCCAGCCCGACTTCGCGGCAGATCTTGCAAGTCACCACGGCGTTGTCGCCGGTCAGCACCTTGACGGTCACGCCCATGTCGCGCAGCGCGGCAATCGCCGGGCCCGCGGTTTCCTTCGGTGGATCGAGAAAGGTCAGGAAGCCGCGAATCACCAGCTCGCGCTCATCCGCGGTGTTGTACTGGTTTTTGCTCTGCGCTTTCGGGATCTCGCGGGTGGCGACCAGCAGCACCCGGAAACCGTCCTCGTTGTACTCGTTGGCCAGGGCCAGCAGGTCTTTGCGGCGCTGTGCATCGAGTGCCACGACCGTGCCGTTTTCGTGAATGTGGCTGGCGATGCTCAGCATTTCCTCGACCGCGCCTTTGCACACCATCAGGTGATCGTCGCGGCTGTCCTTGACGATGATCGACAGGCGCCGACGGACGAAGTCGAACGGCAACTCATCGACCTTGCTGTAGGCAAACGGCACCCTGAATTTTGGATTGGCATTGGCGAACTGCACCACCGCCTGGTCCATCAG
This region of Pseudomonas mandelii genomic DNA includes:
- a CDS encoding GMC family oxidoreductase; the encoded protein is MTYDYIIAGAGAAGCILANRLSASGKHSVLLLEAGGKDSSLWFKIPVGFAKMYYNPTFNWMYYSQPQKQLNNREIYAPRGKVQGGSGSINAMIYVRGQAHDFDDWAANGNEGWSFKDVLPYFRKLENHPLGDTEYHGGSGPISITPMKGQTHPICDVFLKGCDELGYPHSDDFNGPRFEGSGIYDVNTRNGQRCSSSFAHLHPALSRPNLTVEHYALVDRVLFDNARATGISISQHGVVRTFTANKEVILCAGAVDTPKILQLSGVADQALLARHNIPLIKHLPAVGQNLQDHLCASYYYKANIPTLNDQLSSLFGQFKLGLKYLFTRKGALAMSVNQAGGFFRGNEQQANPNLQLYFNPLSYQIPKNNKASLKPEPYSGFLLCFNPCRPTSRGHIEIASKNPRDAALIDPNYLSTQKDIDEVIQGSRLMRKIMQAPALKGITVEEVLPGPAIESDEQMLQYFRENSGSIYHLCGSCAMGTDEQRSVVDKRLKVHGLDNLRIVDASIFPNVTSGNTHAAVLMVAEKGADLILQDA
- a CDS encoding response regulator, which codes for MCPTPTAGEQLPGRLILVVEDDPLILEFLCEILQEEGFMVEPQVSADAASEYLKKHANEVGLLLTDITMPGKRNGADLANEFGDRWPGKPIMIMSGFETPKSSGVRHKVSFIKKPWALGQLLDCVEAAFKSRQ
- a CDS encoding HAD-IA family hydrolase, which encodes MSAHNSVFKTPYRAFLFDMDGTVLNSIAAAERIWTTWALQHGVDVESFLPTIHGARAIDTINRLALSGVDAKAQADWITEAEIEDVEGVVEVAGAANFLRSLPKNQWAIVTSAPRALAVRRMAAAGIPEPDVMVTAEDVSAGKPDPAGYRLAAQRLGLEVTDCLIFEDAAVGILAAEAAGADLVIITSTHDHPIQTVHATLAGYDSVAAQVAPDNHIRLHPL
- a CDS encoding methyltransferase family protein; amino-acid sequence: MKISARLAFFAIVSTLAYLGLAVWGIGGFAAFFAHGSLVVVAIATLAMAVASLFTEVNLSSGEREDRANRWVLPAFGVIGLLSGFLPAYTDRIDVWTFGGEDVRWLGALLFIGGGALRMWPVFVLGKRFSGLVAIQPGHRLVTEGIYRRLRNPSYLGMLVIAVGWALAFRSGVGLLLAALTVIPLIARIHSEEALLKAQFGNEYEAYCARSWRLIPGIY
- a CDS encoding GlxA family transcriptional regulator translates to MTSVAFVVFEGFQSMALAAMPVFEYANFSAGEALYEVSVISEEGRSLRASGGLSVGTQAFDERVFDTVIVVGGDSILEQAPEGVLAYLRDSVKTARRTASICSGAFVLAQAGLLDGRRATTHWAYARDLQARFPSIKVEDDRIYVVDGSIWTSAGMTAGIDLALAMVEKDHGADLARSVAQKLVMYQRRAGGQSQHSALLELEPKSDRIQTVLGYAREHLTSALSVEQLAEVARLSPRQFSRTFRAETGQSPAKAIENLRLEAARQMLERGRLTLDQIAAEAGFTDRRRMREAFLRAFGQPPQVIRRNARLQMTA
- a CDS encoding SDR family NAD(P)-dependent oxidoreductase; amino-acid sequence: MALSSKGTALITGASSGIGAVYADRLARQGYDLILVARSQGKLNALANHLSNETGRAVEVVAADLKDKAGLLRVESILRNDASITLLVNNAGVGGVMPLLGSPVDDMDAMISLNVTALMRLSYAVVPGFVARGTGTVINISSIVAIAPEILNGVYGGTKAFVLGLSQSMHHELADKAIRVQAVLPGATATDFWSEAGNPVENLPQEIVMSAEDMVDAALVGLAKGEVVTIPGLHEADKWDVYEAQRQVLSGSFGHSSSAPRYR
- a CDS encoding pyridoxal-phosphate dependent enzyme, whose product is MLHIRTPLILHPGLSTPTRRIWLKLENLQPSGSFKLRGMGLLCSQAKDQGKSKVVCPSGGNAGFATAMAAAALGLKACIIVPHTTPETTRARIRKTGAEVIVHGKVWDEANQRAKAFSQDADIEYVPAFDHPVLWEGHSTLIDEVLEDCPQVDALVTSVGGGGLLAGLLTGLIRHHRMDCRIITCETRGAASFAAAIEAGHPVRLPRIDTVATSLGAAKVAAWPVQHILDFPHECVVLSDDEAIMGVVRYANDLRQLVEPACGVSLAVAYLDHPAIAEAHDVVIVVCGGVSISAQLVAGWARLSAG
- a CDS encoding DUF2388 domain-containing protein, with the protein product MRRLIIISSFMLCLPFGSAFAKVDAGDVATSAGVSASLYSTFKDHKLAIPARDDASSFVASGGTIRGVYLESVLNQIRQENPGLEASDEELARAILIHEGVAAGQ
- a CDS encoding SLOG family protein, translated to MRLLICAGRYYADSRLCRRVLDAFQRLHPVRVLIHGGNQYLGGDIEEWAREHGADIVRYPPNWQRHGKLAERLRNHFMLLDSRPDVVIALPGGEDTEELVARARTAGLQTLSVEDRGLTAAAIK
- a CDS encoding Na/Pi cotransporter family protein, which produces MSGTTLLINLAGSIALLLWGTHMISSALLRGFGTPLRQWLGHNLNNRWMALLSGIGITGILQSSTAVSLMATSFTAAGTLGLGPALAVMLGANIGSTLVVQLLSVDVSILTPIVLLAGLMVFRLRDDSRYESVGCALIGLGLMLLALRMLSSTLADVEGTPVFQLIMQSLDGDLLIALLVALILTWLCHSSVAVVLLIVSLAATGLLSGTTLVALVLGVNIGGALPSVINAGSSVGRRLPLGNLLVRAVGALAVLPFAGLLAELKLEPSVLVVSLHSGFNLLLALVFIGLTDVLAKGLTHLLPAPERDVDPGMPHYLDEAGLEVANIGLSNAAREALRMADMLSAMLGRLVQLFHTSVPACADEVRRVDQSLDLLGAAIRAYLADIGKEGISDSDADRSQEILLFVINLEHAADILSSSLTQLAMRRLRRGEQFSAFERGNIAPLHDALLESLSLAITVFLREDIPTAHHLIHRKETVRRLEAHASREHFRKLQEDKNTWAESGDIFQRVLRDYRRVHHHIAALGYPLLERAGEQPVESTDLTKENSSCAS
- the mgtA gene encoding magnesium-translocating P-type ATPase, giving the protein MTTVKTPNTRAKGASSDNAKLSMRAAREAQNNLTVTLANLNATPDGLTELEAEGRLARAGYNEVAHDKPPHAIVQLLKALNNPFIYVLLTLAGISFFTDYWLPISQGEGDEADLTKVIIIMTMVTLSSLLRFWQEYRSAKSAEALKAMVRTTATVLRRGQNGNTPVLREVPMRELVAGDIVQLSAGDMIPADIRLIESRDLFISQAVLTGEALPVEKYDTLGDVAQKSATRSAADQSNLLDLPNICFMGTNVVSGTAKAVVVATGPRTYFGSLAKAIVGSRLQTAFDRGVNSVSWLLIRFMLVMVPIVFLLNGFSKGDWSDAFLFALAVAVGLTPEMLPMIVSANLAKGAMAMAKRKVVVKRLNAIQNFGSMDVLCTDKTGTLTQDKIILEHHVDSNGRRDDTLLELAWLNSHHQSGLKNLMDQAVVQFANANPKFRVPFAYSKVDELPFDFVRRRLSIIVKDSRDDHLMVCKGAVEEMLSIASHIHENGTVVALDAQRRKDLLALANEYNEDGFRVLLVATREIPKAQSKNQYNTADERELVIRGFLTFLDPPKETAGPAIAALRDMGVTVKVLTGDNAVVTCKICREVGLEPGTPLLGPDIENMDDTTLKLRVEERTVFAKLTPLQKSRVLKALQANGHTVGFLGDGINDAPALRDADVGISVDSGTDIAKESADIILLEKSLMVLEEGVLKGRETFGNIMKYLNMTASSNFGNVFSVLVASAFIPFLPMLSIHLLLQNLMYDISQLSLPWDKMDKEFLRKPRKWDAKNIGRFMLWIGPTSSVFDITTFALMWYVFAANSMEMQGLFQSGWFIEGLLSQTLVVHMLRTQKIPFFQSTAALPVILMTGLVMALGIYIPFSPLGTLVGLQPLPWAYFPWLVGTLLSYCVFAQIMKTIYIRRFKQWF